A stretch of DNA from Candidatus Atribacteria bacterium:
AATGTTTCAGGATAATCAGTAAGGTAAATAGAAAAATATTTTTGACACTAATGATTATTAAGGTTATTATTTATTAGGCAGATAAAAGAAAAAGGAGAGGTACCGAAGTGGTCATAACGGGATCGCCTGGAGAGCGATTAGGCGGCCATAAGCTGTCACGCGGGTTCGAATCCCGCCCTCTCCGCCAGTAAAAATAGCTCTCATAAGTTGATGTTTTTGAGATCAATACTAAAGTGATCGTGCTAGACGGGGAGATAGCGGTGCCCTGTAACCTGCAATCCGCTATAGCAGGGTTGAATTCCTGCCCGAGGTTTTATCTTTTTAAGGCTGACTAAGATAAGTGGCGATGAAGATTGGGCCTTGTGCAGCAAAGAATTGTGAACTCCGTCAGATCTGGAAAGAAGCAGCGGTAAGCAAATCTCTTTGGGTGCCGCAAGTAAACCTGATTGGAGCAAACTATCTTAGAATCGCTTGGAAGGATAAATCAGAGGCAGGTGCACGATCATTAAAATTATAGTTGTAAATAAAGCAAAAATTGATAATTTGAAAGGATTTTTATCTGAATTTAAACTATAAGGAGCATTCATGGAATACCAATCACTTTATCGCAAATGGCGGCCACAAACTTTTGAGGAAATAATTGGGCAAAAACATATCACCCAAACTTTAATTAACGCTATCTCCCTAAATAGAATTTCTCATGCTTATATTTTCTCTGGTCCAAGAGGAGTTGGAAAAACAACAACTGCTCGTATTTTAGCTAAATCATTAAACTGTGAAAAAGGTTCCACTCCTCATCCTTGCAATAAATGTGAAAGATGTATTAGAATTACCGATGGCTATTCTATGGATGTAATAGAGATTGACGGTGCCTCGAATAATGGAGTAGATAGCATTAGAGAATTAAGAAATAAAGTGAACTTTGCACCTGCAGAGGGGAAATATAAGATATATATTATTGATGAAGTACACATGTTATCCCAAGGTGCATTTAATGCTTTGTTGAAAACTCTGGAAGAGCCGCCCGTACACGTGATTTTTATTTTTGCTACTACCGACCCCCATAAAATTCCTAGTACTATTTTATCACGATGTCAGTGGTTTAATTTTAGAAGGATATCTTTAACGGATCTTATCACTAAATTAAAAATGATTGCAAAAGACGAAGAATTAAATATAAGTGATAAAACTTTAAATATAATAGCCAGAAGTTCGACAGGTTCAATGCGAGATGCTGAAAGTACTTTAGATCAGATTATTGCCTATTGTGGTAAGGATATAACTTCTAAAAGTGTCGGTGAGGTTTTGGGAGTAATTGAAGAAGAGGTTTTTTTTGAGTTTATAGAAGCAATAATAAAGAATGATACCCTTAAAGGGATAGAGATAATTAATCGTACATCTGATTTAGGAGCAGATGCTTCTCAATTCATAAAAAACTTGATGGAGTTTGTTCATAACTTATCTTTAGCTAAAGTTTGCCCAGAAGAAATACTAAATTATCAGGGAATATTCGTTGAAGACAGAGCACGTTTATTAAAGCAATCTAAAATAATTAAATTGGAAAAACTATTTAATATTGTTGATTATCTATCTGACGCAGAAAGAAAGGTAAGATATATTCGCCGTCCCTGGATTTTATTGGAAATGTTAGTAATCAAATTTACTACGGAGGAGAGTTATCTTTTAAAAGAGGTTGAGAGGAATAAAGGTGAATATTTCTCGGAATTCTCTACCAGGAAAGATAAATTGATATTAGGCAAGAAAAACGGAGGAATAAGAGAGAAAGAGCCACTAAAGAAAAACATTCAGGAAAAAGTAAAGAGCAAGGAAGATTCTTCTGTTAAAGCTAAAGAATCGCCTAAAAATATAGAATTGATGCAGGTATGGCCTACGATTTTAGAAAGGATAAGGAAGACTAAAATAGCAGTTTATTCTTTTATCATTGCAAACAATTTAATTACTATTGAAAATGATAAATTGATAATCGGTTTCAATGAGGAATATACCTTTCACAAAGAGAGTTTAGAAAAGCAAAATAACAAAATATTATTGCAGGAATTAATTAAAGAAGAAAGCGGTAGATTTTTGACAATAGAATGTATTATTAATAACAGCAACCAGGAAGATTCTTATTTAGAGGTTGAACAAGAAAACAAGAAGAAAGCCCTTGAAAAAAGAAACGAAAATAAGCAAGAAAGAGCAAGAGAAGAGAAAGATAAACTAAAAAAAAGGAATCATGGAATTATTAAAGATAATATATTAATTAAAGAATCCTTAAATTTA
This window harbors:
- the dnaX gene encoding DNA polymerase III subunit gamma/tau, whose amino-acid sequence is MEYQSLYRKWRPQTFEEIIGQKHITQTLINAISLNRISHAYIFSGPRGVGKTTTARILAKSLNCEKGSTPHPCNKCERCIRITDGYSMDVIEIDGASNNGVDSIRELRNKVNFAPAEGKYKIYIIDEVHMLSQGAFNALLKTLEEPPVHVIFIFATTDPHKIPSTILSRCQWFNFRRISLTDLITKLKMIAKDEELNISDKTLNIIARSSTGSMRDAESTLDQIIAYCGKDITSKSVGEVLGVIEEEVFFEFIEAIIKNDTLKGIEIINRTSDLGADASQFIKNLMEFVHNLSLAKVCPEEILNYQGIFVEDRARLLKQSKIIKLEKLFNIVDYLSDAERKVRYIRRPWILLEMLVIKFTTEESYLLKEVERNKGEYFSEFSTRKDKLILGKKNGGIREKEPLKKNIQEKVKSKEDSSVKAKESPKNIELMQVWPTILERIRKTKIAVYSFIIANNLITIENDKLIIGFNEEYTFHKESLEKQNNKILLQELIKEESGRFLTIECIINNSNQEDSYLEVEQENKKKALEKRNENKQERAREEKDKLKKRNHGIIKDNILIKESLNLFEGTITEEK